CAGCGCTGCCTGGACCTGTTGGCCCCGGCCCTCGCCGAGCCCGGCGCGGTCGTCGTCGACTGCACGCTCGGCCTCGGCGGACACAGCGAGGCCCTCCTCTCCACGTTCCCCTCCTGCCGCCTCGTCGGTCTCGACCGCGACAAGGAGGCCCTGCGCCTCTCCGGTGAGCGCCTCGCCCCGTTCGGTGACCGCGCCACCCTCGTACACGCCGTCTACGACGAGCTGCCCGAGGTCCTCGACCGGCTCGGCGTCCCGCGCGTGCAGGGCGTCCTCTTCGACCTGGGCGTCTCCTCCATGCAGCTCGACGAGGCCGACCGCGGCTTCGCCTACGCGCAGGACGCGCCGCTCGACATGCGCATGGACCAGACGACCGGAATGAGCGCCGCCGAGGTCCTCAACACGTACCCCCCGGGCGAGCTGGTGCGGATCCTGCGCGCGTACGGCGAGGAGAAGCAGGCCAAGCGGATCGTCTCGGCGGTCGTGCGCGAGCGCGAGAAGGAGCCGTTCAGCAACAGCGCCCGGCTCGTGGAACTGATCCGCGACGCGCTGCCGCAGGCCGCCAAGCGCACCGGCGGCAACCCCGCCAAGCGCACCTTCCAGGCCCTGCGCATCGAGGTGAACGGCGAGCTCAGCGTCCTGGAGCGGGCGATTCCGGCCGCCGTGCAGGCGCTCGCCGTCGGGGGACGTATCGCGGTCCTGTCGTACCACTCGCTCGAGGACCGGCTCGTGAAGCAGGTGTTCGCGGCCGGCGCCGCGAACACCGCGCCGCCCGGGCTCCCGGTCGTCCCCGAGCGCTACCAGCCGCGGCTCAAGCTGCTCACGCGCGGCGCCGAGCTCCCCACGGAGGAAGAGGTCGCCGAGAACCGCCGGGCGGCCCCGGCGCGGCTGCGGGGTGCG
The DNA window shown above is from Streptomyces sp. NBC_01445 and carries:
- the rsmH gene encoding 16S rRNA (cytosine(1402)-N(4))-methyltransferase RsmH, whose amino-acid sequence is MSQTRHVPVMLQRCLDLLAPALAEPGAVVVDCTLGLGGHSEALLSTFPSCRLVGLDRDKEALRLSGERLAPFGDRATLVHAVYDELPEVLDRLGVPRVQGVLFDLGVSSMQLDEADRGFAYAQDAPLDMRMDQTTGMSAAEVLNTYPPGELVRILRAYGEEKQAKRIVSAVVREREKEPFSNSARLVELIRDALPQAAKRTGGNPAKRTFQALRIEVNGELSVLERAIPAAVQALAVGGRIAVLSYHSLEDRLVKQVFAAGAANTAPPGLPVVPERYQPRLKLLTRGAELPTEEEVAENRRAAPARLRGAQRIREEVAG